A stretch of the Polyangiaceae bacterium genome encodes the following:
- a CDS encoding CBS domain-containing protein, which yields MRVQTVMTEDPIWLDFRATTGEAARKLSDKRVHHLPVLKEGVVIGMISERDLRDAVPDISVTRVMSDHPVTVTPDTDLKDVADRMIEQHIGAVIVVDPESSRLVGIVSYVDVLRCVREALWG from the coding sequence ATGCGCGTCCAAACCGTGATGACAGAGGATCCAATCTGGCTGGATTTCCGGGCGACCACCGGTGAGGCGGCGCGGAAGCTCAGCGACAAACGCGTTCACCATCTGCCGGTCCTGAAGGAAGGCGTGGTGATCGGCATGATCAGCGAGCGCGATCTGCGCGACGCCGTCCCCGACATCTCGGTGACCCGCGTGATGAGCGATCATCCGGTGACGGTCACGCCGGACACGGACCTCAAGGACGTCGCCGACCGCATGATCGAGCAGCACATCGGAGCAGTGATCGTCGTGGATCCGGAGAGCAGCCGGTTGGTCGGCATCGTGAGCTACGTGGACGTGCTGCGCTGCGTGCGCGAAGCGCTCTGGGGCTGA
- a CDS encoding HPF/RaiA family ribosome-associated protein gives MREPLQITFRGLDRSDAIEERIRAKATDIGRLHDRIMSCHVTVEAPHNHHYKGKQYSVRLDMHLPDKEIVVHKQAHEDVYVAIRDTFDAATRQLEDHARRRRGEVKRHELPGHGTIARLFRDDGYGFVQLPDGADVYFHQNSVPGGGFSALAPGDEVRVVLADAESPKGPQASAVIPVGKHHLVDRPARNG, from the coding sequence ATGCGAGAACCCCTTCAGATCACGTTTCGCGGATTGGACCGGTCCGACGCCATCGAGGAGCGCATTCGCGCCAAGGCCACGGACATCGGACGCCTTCACGACCGCATCATGAGCTGCCACGTCACCGTGGAGGCTCCCCACAACCACCACTACAAAGGAAAGCAGTACAGCGTACGCCTCGACATGCACCTGCCCGACAAGGAGATCGTCGTCCACAAGCAGGCTCACGAGGACGTCTACGTCGCCATCCGGGACACCTTCGACGCGGCCACGCGGCAGCTGGAAGACCACGCGCGCCGCCGGCGCGGCGAGGTCAAACGTCACGAGCTGCCGGGACACGGCACGATCGCGCGGCTGTTCCGCGACGACGGCTACGGCTTCGTACAGCTGCCGGACGGCGCCGACGTGTACTTCCACCAGAACAGCGTGCCGGGCGGCGGCTTTTCGGCTCTGGCGCCGGGAGACGAGGTCCGCGTGGTGCTGGCGGACGCCGAGAGCCCGAAGGGGCCCCAGGCCAGCGCGGTGATTCCCGTCGGGAAGCACCACCTCGTGGACAGGCCTGCCCGCAACGGTTGA
- a CDS encoding AI-2E family transporter: MLSERPRSLPPPSSSPSQRRALGVLALLSVAALIYLAMPVASGLFFGTLLAFSLLRVHEKLSAKLGQPGVSASMLAVGSGILILGTVGSLLYLMIARGLAAANTLAHGFDPQGSLRKVFARLDEVGRSSRFGPSNLSERVMAAAAETASKLSDLAAAIAGATFGAVLTLFFTILTTFFMLRHWTTIELAAERMLPLHPLHTRVVLTEFQKVGKEVFVGTVLTGIIQGVLGGVSYALVGVPEAALLGALTAISSLIPLIGTALVWVPVGVALLVADQVGAGLFVLVWGTVLVGLGGEYLVRPRLVGGRGHIPTLFTFISLVGGVQVFGLPGLVVGPVLASVALAVLKTYDRAASADGGTPSIRPEAGP; this comes from the coding sequence GTGCTGTCCGAACGACCCAGGTCCCTGCCGCCACCGAGCTCGTCTCCGTCCCAGCGACGCGCGCTCGGCGTGCTCGCGCTGCTCTCGGTGGCAGCGCTGATCTACCTGGCGATGCCGGTGGCGTCCGGGCTGTTCTTCGGGACGTTGCTCGCGTTTTCGCTCTTGCGTGTCCACGAGAAGCTGAGCGCGAAGCTAGGCCAACCTGGAGTCTCGGCGAGCATGCTGGCCGTCGGCTCCGGGATCCTGATCCTGGGTACGGTCGGCTCGCTCTTGTACCTGATGATCGCTCGCGGGCTCGCCGCGGCCAACACGCTCGCCCACGGCTTCGACCCACAGGGCTCGCTGCGCAAGGTGTTCGCGCGGCTCGACGAGGTGGGTCGTTCGTCGCGCTTCGGCCCGTCGAACCTGTCCGAACGGGTGATGGCCGCGGCGGCGGAGACGGCCTCGAAGCTCTCGGATCTGGCCGCCGCGATCGCCGGCGCGACCTTCGGGGCCGTGCTGACGCTGTTCTTCACCATTTTGACGACGTTTTTCATGCTGCGGCACTGGACCACCATCGAGCTCGCCGCCGAGCGCATGCTGCCGCTCCACCCGCTGCACACTCGCGTGGTGCTCACGGAGTTCCAGAAGGTCGGCAAGGAGGTCTTCGTCGGGACCGTGCTCACCGGCATCATCCAGGGCGTGCTGGGCGGCGTCAGCTACGCGCTGGTGGGCGTCCCCGAAGCCGCGCTGCTCGGCGCGCTCACCGCCATCAGCTCGTTGATCCCGCTGATCGGCACGGCGCTGGTCTGGGTCCCGGTCGGTGTCGCGTTGCTCGTCGCCGATCAGGTCGGCGCGGGTCTGTTCGTGTTGGTCTGGGGCACGGTGCTGGTCGGGCTCGGCGGCGAGTACCTGGTGCGCCCGCGTCTGGTCGGGGGCCGTGGCCACATCCCGACGCTCTTCACGTTCATCTCGCTGGTGGGCGGCGTGCAGGTCTTCGGGCTGCCCGGGCTCGTCGTTGGACCCGTGCTCGCCAGCGTCGCTCTGGCGGTGCTCAAGACCTACGACCGCGCGGCGAGCGCCGACGGCGGCACCCCGAGCATCCGGCCAGAAGCCGGTCCGTGA
- a CDS encoding protein kinase, with protein sequence MTSAPRKTNLTHPTSQFVGREDDLADLHEQLRRARLVSVLGPPGAGKTRLATEYALRYGGAFLAEGAGGAWFVDLGEAREVDDVYRAVAQALDITLGDEHTERTAGERIGAALAARGPTLLVLDNFEQLVPRAVPSVELFLRRAPELCVLVTSRIRLNVAGELVRELDGLDLPSGERGFDCDAVRLFLERARSVRSGFVPTEDERVIVAELVTRLDGLPLAIELAGARMSVLGPRQLLDRLGKSLDLLRGGKGRAHTLRATLDWSWELLGVHERDALMQAAIFHGGFSLEAAEAVIDLSEHPDAPDVLDALESLRNSSLLRTYAVPELPGEIRFGLLDIVRAYGREQLDQAGGTDGARARHARYFVEAASRWASRVERAEGPESLRRLALELPNLVAVHRRALSAEAPSSAALSDAIAVTLALEHVFYMRGPTAPCLSMVDQVFEEVLDGVEPRLIALALKARGRALRDLGHAEESLEALERALAIARAIGDRSTEARVLGHVAYTHAQLGDDEKALAVFEESLAAAREAGDRRSEGMVLASVGMLLVRRGQLDDAARTFDAALAVDGEVGNRYAAAAALAARGELHRARGRVEAARADLEAALEGYREFGERRHEGLALTELGVLYQEQKRFAEARACLERAQQQHRELGSRLFQVTALATLGDLEREEGQLAEARSRYERALRIARELGDRVAQARILASLGGTNAALRKQDAARESLADADRLAEALGDPSTLRVVDLERAHLDLAEASSAAARGERSAAQSLERAARERLARAQGAGPLPARPAPERLAYRLLEHVLTDGPPPPSRELTPSGALPQGELGRYELLREIASGGMATVYVGRQRGAGGFDRLVAIKRMHEHLASLPDLAAQFMDEARIASLVRHPNVVGVQDVYELRGEHLLVMDYVDGTSLSQLMARASVGNAEIPRGVAVYVVAQALRGLHAAHEQLDVDGDPLDIVHRDATPHNILLGADGSVHITDFGVAKLRHQSSHTDDGTAKGKFRYMAPEQARAGDIDRRVDVFALGVVAWELLTGQRLFEGESDVEVLARISVGPFPAPASVDASIPLELDAIVARALATEREARFPTALAFAEALESWARDAGEAAREPELARLVEALCGEELARRRRSVSDALANARSFVRSLPPPPSAAVARPGAISVGESGRWFGIPGSDRVSLQRRRALRLILKALLEQRLSAPGSALGQAELLEAGWPGERVKHEAGTLRVYNALSTLRKLGLRAVLLSRDDGYLLDPKVEFAKVSDLEGS encoded by the coding sequence GTGACGAGCGCCCCGCGCAAGACCAACCTCACGCATCCGACGAGCCAGTTCGTCGGGCGCGAAGACGACCTGGCGGACCTGCACGAGCAGCTCAGGCGCGCGCGGCTCGTCAGCGTGCTCGGCCCACCCGGCGCCGGCAAGACCCGGCTCGCAACGGAGTACGCGCTGCGCTACGGCGGCGCGTTCCTGGCCGAAGGCGCCGGTGGCGCCTGGTTCGTGGATCTCGGCGAGGCGCGGGAGGTGGACGACGTCTACCGAGCGGTAGCGCAGGCCCTGGACATCACGCTCGGCGACGAGCACACCGAGCGGACCGCCGGAGAGCGGATCGGCGCCGCGCTCGCCGCGCGCGGCCCGACGCTGCTGGTCCTCGACAACTTCGAGCAGCTGGTGCCGCGGGCGGTGCCGTCCGTCGAGCTCTTTCTGAGGCGCGCCCCGGAGCTGTGCGTGCTCGTCACTTCGCGCATTCGACTGAACGTGGCCGGTGAGCTGGTACGCGAGCTCGACGGGCTCGACCTACCGAGCGGGGAGCGGGGCTTCGACTGCGACGCGGTTCGCCTGTTCCTGGAGCGCGCGCGCTCCGTGCGGAGCGGCTTCGTCCCCACCGAGGACGAGCGCGTCATCGTCGCGGAGCTGGTCACCCGCCTCGACGGACTGCCCCTCGCCATCGAGCTGGCCGGCGCGCGCATGAGCGTGCTCGGGCCGAGACAGCTGCTGGACAGGCTGGGCAAGAGCCTGGACCTGTTGCGTGGGGGCAAGGGGCGCGCGCACACGCTGCGAGCGACGCTGGACTGGTCGTGGGAGCTCCTCGGCGTGCACGAGCGTGACGCGCTGATGCAAGCCGCGATCTTCCACGGCGGGTTCTCGCTGGAGGCCGCCGAGGCGGTGATCGATCTGTCCGAGCACCCGGACGCGCCCGACGTGCTCGACGCGCTGGAGTCACTGCGCAACAGCTCGCTCCTCCGCACCTACGCGGTGCCGGAGCTGCCCGGTGAGATCCGCTTCGGCCTGCTCGACATCGTTCGCGCCTACGGACGGGAGCAGCTCGACCAGGCGGGCGGGACCGACGGTGCCCGCGCGCGCCACGCCCGCTACTTCGTGGAGGCGGCCAGCCGCTGGGCCAGCCGCGTGGAGCGCGCCGAGGGTCCGGAGAGCCTGCGCCGCCTGGCGCTCGAGCTGCCCAACCTGGTGGCCGTGCACCGGCGCGCGCTCTCCGCGGAGGCACCCTCGAGCGCGGCGCTCTCGGACGCCATCGCGGTGACGCTGGCGCTGGAGCACGTGTTCTACATGCGCGGCCCCACGGCGCCTTGCCTGTCGATGGTGGACCAGGTCTTCGAGGAGGTCCTGGACGGCGTCGAGCCGCGCCTGATCGCCCTGGCGTTGAAGGCCCGCGGCAGAGCGCTGCGCGATCTGGGCCACGCCGAGGAGAGCCTGGAGGCCCTGGAGCGCGCGCTCGCCATCGCTCGAGCCATCGGCGACCGCTCCACCGAGGCTCGCGTGCTCGGGCACGTCGCCTACACGCACGCCCAGCTGGGCGACGACGAGAAGGCGCTGGCCGTCTTCGAGGAGTCGCTGGCCGCCGCCCGTGAGGCGGGGGACCGGCGCAGCGAGGGCATGGTGCTCGCGAGCGTGGGGATGCTGCTCGTGCGCCGGGGCCAGCTCGACGACGCAGCCCGCACCTTCGACGCGGCGCTCGCGGTGGACGGGGAGGTGGGCAATCGCTACGCCGCCGCGGCTGCCCTGGCTGCCCGCGGTGAGCTCCACCGGGCGCGCGGGCGGGTGGAGGCCGCGCGCGCGGATCTCGAAGCGGCGCTGGAGGGCTATCGCGAGTTCGGGGAGCGCCGCCACGAGGGCCTCGCGCTCACGGAGCTCGGCGTCCTGTACCAAGAGCAGAAGCGCTTCGCGGAGGCGCGCGCCTGCCTCGAACGAGCGCAGCAGCAGCACAGGGAGCTCGGCAGTCGCCTGTTCCAGGTGACGGCGCTGGCTACCCTGGGCGATCTGGAGCGCGAAGAGGGGCAGCTCGCCGAAGCGAGGAGCCGCTACGAGCGCGCGCTGCGCATCGCGCGCGAGCTCGGGGATCGCGTGGCGCAGGCGCGCATCTTGGCCAGCCTCGGCGGCACCAACGCCGCGCTCCGGAAGCAGGATGCCGCGCGGGAGTCCCTGGCGGACGCCGATCGCCTGGCCGAGGCCCTGGGCGATCCGAGCACGCTCCGGGTCGTGGACCTGGAGCGCGCCCACCTCGATCTGGCAGAGGCGTCGTCCGCGGCGGCGCGCGGAGAGCGCAGCGCCGCCCAGAGCCTGGAGAGGGCCGCGCGCGAGCGGCTGGCGCGCGCGCAGGGCGCGGGACCCCTGCCCGCCCGTCCCGCCCCGGAGCGGCTGGCCTACCGCCTGCTCGAGCACGTGCTCACGGACGGACCTCCGCCTCCCAGCCGCGAGCTGACTCCGTCGGGCGCGCTCCCGCAGGGCGAGCTGGGGCGCTACGAGCTGTTGCGCGAGATCGCGTCGGGCGGCATGGCCACGGTGTACGTCGGACGCCAGCGCGGCGCCGGCGGCTTCGATCGCCTGGTCGCCATCAAGCGCATGCACGAGCACCTGGCGTCATTGCCGGACTTGGCCGCGCAGTTCATGGATGAGGCTCGCATCGCCTCTCTGGTGCGCCACCCGAACGTGGTCGGCGTCCAAGACGTGTACGAGCTTCGCGGCGAGCACCTACTGGTCATGGACTACGTGGACGGGACCAGCCTCTCCCAGCTGATGGCGCGCGCTTCCGTCGGAAATGCGGAGATCCCTCGTGGGGTCGCGGTGTACGTGGTGGCCCAGGCGCTGCGCGGCCTGCACGCCGCCCACGAGCAGCTCGACGTGGACGGAGACCCGCTCGACATCGTCCATCGCGACGCGACGCCGCACAACATCTTGCTCGGAGCGGACGGCTCGGTACACATCACCGACTTCGGTGTCGCCAAGCTGCGGCACCAGAGCAGCCACACCGACGACGGCACGGCGAAGGGCAAGTTCCGCTACATGGCGCCGGAGCAGGCGCGTGCCGGGGACATCGATCGGCGCGTGGACGTGTTCGCGCTGGGCGTCGTGGCCTGGGAGCTGCTCACCGGCCAGCGCCTGTTCGAGGGCGAGAGCGACGTCGAGGTGCTCGCCCGCATCAGCGTCGGCCCGTTTCCCGCGCCGGCCAGCGTCGACGCCAGCATTCCTCTCGAGCTCGACGCCATCGTCGCGCGCGCCTTGGCCACCGAGCGCGAGGCTCGCTTCCCCACCGCCCTCGCGTTCGCAGAAGCGCTGGAGAGCTGGGCGCGAGACGCGGGCGAAGCGGCGCGCGAGCCCGAGCTGGCCCGGCTGGTCGAGGCGCTGTGCGGCGAGGAGCTCGCGAGGCGTCGTCGTTCCGTGAGCGACGCGCTGGCCAACGCGCGCAGCTTCGTCCGGAGCCTGCCACCGCCGCCGAGCGCGGCCGTGGCGCGACCGGGCGCGATCAGCGTCGGCGAGAGCGGGCGCTGGTTCGGCATCCCGGGCTCGGACCGCGTGAGCTTGCAGCGCCGGCGCGCGCTGCGCCTGATCTTGAAGGCGCTGCTCGAGCAACGCCTCTCGGCCCCCGGCAGCGCCCTGGGCCAGGCGGAGCTGCTCGAGGCGGGCTGGCCCGGCGAGCGGGTGAAGCACGAGGCCGGCACGCTGCGGGTCTACAACGCGCTCTCGACGCTGCGGAAGCTCGGCCTCCGGGCGGTGCTCCTGAGCCGAGACGACGGCTATCTCCTGGACCCGAAAGTGGAATTCGCGAAGGTCAGCGACCTGGAAGGGTCCTAG
- a CDS encoding CRTAC1 family protein produces MQRLASLAFAFLLLGCSGGADDTGKQKDPPTQPQTCDLNAVTGVARFSDRSAEWGLTAEEAQAWTLTSVDLNGDGYLDLLGHVPVGPKRGSESGEKYYTLLINEAKPGGGRHFVDRTVESGYGTPRDGAAGELRVAGGAVFGDVDNDGDVDVLSLTGNGTASDPPTPAELDRTELLLNDGKGKLSLAKDAGVRTEEAKPVWSATLTDFDLDGSLDAFFANWLTAAGYTSEQQLLKGDGKGAFSDISGEAGLTDASAMRGACGVTACDVDDDGMPEILVSAYGRMPNMLLKSTGGNSYTDLGVSAGFAYDQNVDYHDDQSFLCFCAQNSSVPECAGAEPPKVQCAGVPKWSPGYSDQPERLGGNTFSTVCSDISGDGKLDLYNAEIQHWWAGQAADPSALLVNNGDLTFARPSRDQTGMHWEHVGVSWDEGGIDAAAGDLNNDGREEVVIGRSDYYDQYAMIFRQLDDGRFEESAKSAGIDHPCAASPILADFDRDGDLDVVLASSRMREWCAKAWDRNEIRFYENDANQYGGWLAVRLVGDGVTANRSAIGARVVIEASGKKLTKVVQGAYGHGGSQQDGVLFFGLGGCTGVDSIEVRWPDQARSVERWEKVGAGRVVELVMGDPKVHEPLPSPS; encoded by the coding sequence GTGCAAAGGCTCGCATCCCTCGCGTTCGCGTTCCTGCTGCTCGGTTGCTCCGGCGGCGCCGACGACACCGGCAAGCAGAAGGACCCGCCGACTCAACCCCAGACCTGCGATCTGAACGCCGTCACGGGCGTCGCGCGCTTCAGCGATCGCAGCGCCGAGTGGGGCCTCACGGCGGAAGAGGCACAGGCCTGGACGCTCACCAGCGTGGATCTGAACGGCGACGGCTACCTCGACCTGCTCGGTCACGTGCCGGTGGGCCCCAAGCGCGGCAGCGAGAGCGGCGAGAAGTACTACACGCTCTTGATCAACGAGGCCAAGCCGGGCGGTGGCCGTCACTTCGTGGACCGCACCGTGGAGAGCGGCTACGGCACGCCCCGCGACGGCGCGGCGGGCGAGCTCCGGGTGGCGGGCGGCGCCGTGTTCGGAGACGTGGACAACGACGGCGACGTGGACGTCCTGAGCCTGACGGGCAACGGCACGGCGTCGGATCCGCCGACGCCCGCCGAGCTCGATCGCACCGAGCTCCTGCTGAACGACGGCAAGGGGAAGCTGAGCCTGGCGAAGGACGCCGGCGTGCGCACCGAAGAGGCCAAGCCGGTGTGGAGCGCCACGCTGACCGACTTCGATCTGGACGGCTCGCTCGACGCCTTCTTCGCCAACTGGCTCACCGCCGCGGGCTACACCAGCGAGCAGCAGCTCTTGAAGGGCGACGGCAAGGGCGCCTTCTCGGACATCAGCGGCGAGGCAGGGCTCACCGATGCGAGCGCGATGCGCGGCGCCTGCGGCGTGACGGCCTGCGACGTCGATGACGACGGCATGCCGGAGATCCTGGTCAGCGCCTACGGGCGCATGCCGAACATGCTGCTCAAGAGCACGGGCGGAAACTCGTACACCGACCTCGGGGTGAGCGCGGGCTTCGCCTACGACCAGAACGTCGATTACCACGACGATCAGTCCTTCTTGTGCTTCTGCGCTCAGAATTCCTCGGTGCCGGAGTGCGCCGGCGCGGAGCCGCCCAAGGTGCAGTGCGCCGGCGTCCCGAAGTGGTCTCCCGGCTACAGCGATCAGCCGGAGCGCCTGGGCGGCAACACCTTCAGCACGGTGTGCTCGGACATCAGCGGCGACGGTAAGCTCGACCTCTACAACGCCGAGATCCAGCACTGGTGGGCGGGGCAGGCGGCGGATCCCTCCGCGCTGCTCGTCAACAACGGCGATCTCACGTTCGCGCGACCGAGCCGCGACCAGACCGGCATGCACTGGGAGCACGTCGGCGTCTCCTGGGACGAGGGTGGCATCGACGCGGCGGCCGGGGATCTGAACAACGACGGCCGCGAAGAGGTCGTGATCGGCCGCAGCGACTACTACGACCAATACGCGATGATCTTCCGCCAGCTCGACGACGGCCGCTTCGAGGAGTCTGCCAAGAGCGCGGGCATCGACCACCCCTGCGCCGCTTCACCCATCCTGGCCGACTTCGATCGCGACGGCGACCTGGACGTGGTCCTGGCCTCGAGCCGCATGCGCGAGTGGTGCGCGAAGGCCTGGGACCGAAACGAAATCCGCTTCTACGAGAACGACGCCAACCAATACGGCGGCTGGCTCGCGGTGCGACTGGTCGGCGACGGCGTCACCGCCAACCGCTCGGCCATCGGCGCGCGCGTGGTGATCGAGGCCAGCGGCAAGAAGCTCACCAAGGTGGTGCAGGGCGCCTACGGCCACGGCGGCAGCCAGCAGGACGGCGTGCTGTTCTTCGGCCTGGGCGGCTGCACCGGCGTGGACAGCATCGAGGTGCGCTGGCCGGACCAGGCGCGCAGCGTGGAGCGCTGGGAGAAGGTCGGCGCCGGCCGGGTGGTGGAGCTGGTGATGGGGGATCCGAAGGTCCACGAGCCACTGCCCAGCCCGAGCTGA
- a CDS encoding AgmX/PglI C-terminal domain-containing protein encodes MSRFGAMRLGVVAALLIAGCASSPVFPPAPIASAPPVPVQRPAAAPAAQLPAPEPSALRAAMAAALEPRVPDATEVPVEPALIEPVEALVRDGDHSAAESYEKRGRLPPESIQRVVQKNGGKFRDCYQRALLRSASTSGRVVVRFVIGPDGSVARAEEQSASLPDRALRECVLRAFFELDFPNPNEQRIVVEYPLLFARDGKTPLGAIPSARQVAEPPPPGFADAMRAGRRAGPPPPIVPPFVPRTRGVNRSSCAAGDPMCSEL; translated from the coding sequence ATGTCACGCTTCGGGGCCATGCGCCTGGGTGTCGTCGCTGCCCTCCTGATCGCCGGCTGCGCCTCGAGCCCCGTTTTTCCGCCAGCCCCCATCGCCTCCGCGCCCCCGGTCCCGGTCCAGCGACCGGCCGCGGCACCCGCCGCTCAGCTCCCGGCACCCGAGCCGAGCGCCCTCCGGGCGGCGATGGCGGCGGCGCTCGAGCCTCGCGTCCCGGACGCGACCGAGGTGCCCGTGGAACCGGCGCTGATCGAGCCCGTCGAGGCGCTGGTCCGCGACGGCGATCACTCCGCCGCCGAGTCCTACGAGAAGCGAGGCCGCCTCCCACCCGAGTCGATCCAGCGCGTGGTCCAGAAGAACGGCGGCAAGTTCCGCGACTGCTACCAGCGCGCGCTGCTCCGCAGCGCGTCCACCAGCGGACGCGTGGTCGTGCGCTTCGTGATCGGGCCCGACGGCAGCGTCGCTCGCGCGGAGGAGCAGAGCGCGTCGCTGCCAGACCGCGCGCTCCGCGAGTGCGTGCTCCGTGCCTTCTTCGAGCTCGACTTCCCGAACCCGAACGAGCAGCGCATCGTCGTGGAGTATCCGCTCCTCTTCGCGCGGGACGGCAAGACGCCGCTCGGGGCGATCCCGAGCGCGCGCCAGGTCGCCGAGCCCCCACCGCCCGGCTTCGCCGACGCGATGCGCGCGGGCCGGCGAGCGGGGCCGCCGCCGCCCATCGTCCCGCCCTTCGTGCCGCGCACCCGCGGGGTGAACCGCTCGAGCTGCGCCGCCGGCGATCCGATGTGCTCGGAGCTGTGA
- a CDS encoding Uma2 family endonuclease, translated as MASPAQRIASFDELYQAIQALPPGLTGEILEPGVIRTMGRPGGAHRYGARAILRSLGGDDAWDGGSGWWFEQEAEIRFLQNRLAVPDVSAWRVGADQRLPPPFVLVNPLVQCPDFCCELLSESTKKSDRELKVPLYAAAGVEWIWLVDPEAHLVEVLRTQGGAVETVDTVVGDVRRAIPPFASVVDTGCWWVSTP; from the coding sequence GTGGCCTCGCCCGCGCAGAGGATCGCCAGCTTCGACGAGCTGTATCAAGCCATCCAGGCCCTCCCTCCAGGGCTGACCGGCGAGATCCTGGAGCCGGGCGTGATCCGCACCATGGGGCGGCCCGGCGGTGCGCACCGCTACGGCGCTCGAGCGATCCTGCGATCTCTGGGCGGCGACGACGCCTGGGATGGCGGCAGCGGCTGGTGGTTCGAGCAGGAAGCGGAGATCCGATTCCTCCAGAACCGGCTCGCAGTCCCCGACGTCTCCGCGTGGCGAGTCGGCGCAGACCAGCGCCTGCCGCCGCCATTCGTGCTCGTGAACCCGCTCGTGCAGTGCCCGGACTTCTGTTGCGAGCTGCTCTCCGAATCGACCAAGAAGAGCGACCGCGAGCTAAAAGTCCCGCTCTACGCAGCAGCCGGGGTCGAGTGGATCTGGCTGGTCGACCCCGAGGCGCACCTCGTGGAGGTACTGCGCACCCAAGGCGGCGCCGTCGAGACCGTAGACACGGTCGTCGGCGACGTTCGGCGCGCGATTCCACCGTTCGCATCGGTCGTCGACACCGGTTGCTGGTGGGTGAGCACTCCTTGA